In a single window of the Pirellulales bacterium genome:
- a CDS encoding BON domain-containing protein, with product MVSGVKPFSDEDDRDLERRITSFLADRHVPALRQLHVAASQGTVTLRGRVRSFYEKQLCQNVCRQVKGVVQFVDAVVVA from the coding sequence ATGGTGTCTGGGGTCAAGCCATTTAGTGACGAGGACGATCGAGACCTGGAGCGAAGAATCACATCGTTTCTCGCCGATCGTCATGTCCCCGCGCTACGCCAATTGCACGTCGCCGCCAGTCAGGGAACGGTAACCCTGCGGGGCCGGGTACGAAGCTTTTACGAAAAGCAGCTGTGCCAAAACGTTTGTCGGCAAGTCAAAGGTGTGGTGCAGTTCGTCGACGCCGTGGTAGTGGCGTAA
- a CDS encoding M12 family metallo-peptidase, with protein MARADLVILSNRSPTSVKFSAAGTATKGHAYELASGDLIPLTCPTGGKLRIAFMSAGARRDYTLDGNSIYFFHRPQEGNRLDIEQIAIIEPSRKAQPTTQTTEKQSAKSAEPEPAMRPALTKVTVKILVDDDEKAVRSLWEQRLRKRIADASKILEKYAGITLEVVACETWETTDTIQDFDGQLREFEHTVNAAPADLAIGFASQYSVVTGRTHLGGTRGPFAKHIMLREWSRHASEPERLELLVHELGHRFGATHSPEPMSVMRAVLADRKSVARGFLIVFDPVNALAMNLVAEEIRDHDIQHFYQVSPRTRDTLVAIYLTLGKAFPEDPAASIYLALLGESPPATSRPAQSRIASLADAARLVRDAVVDAADRNRRLPRIAPADAGQVRLAGDALTERYVRAAALAALELPEVHRYRAFTLGLAVAIVDTDSFMSNSLTRDLIGRVENASERARRLDVIGAPTLLERNDLARHFFFSAAIATLSSSAISESAGLLKEMQDSQGKSGFSFTDLAADLAGIALADYIRGSDAHLREMADSFTIAEFMPSLQDLREGLSFAAFHEAYGTSSDPRFLKEVNQIRERVKQLPVYAKAAAADGARKQGGRR; from the coding sequence GTGGCGCGAGCCGACCTGGTGATCCTCTCGAATCGCTCGCCGACCAGTGTGAAATTCTCGGCCGCAGGCACCGCGACCAAAGGGCACGCCTACGAATTGGCCAGCGGCGACCTGATCCCGTTGACCTGTCCCACGGGAGGTAAACTTCGCATCGCGTTCATGTCGGCGGGCGCCCGCCGGGATTACACGCTGGATGGAAATTCGATCTACTTTTTCCATCGCCCTCAAGAAGGCAACCGACTGGACATTGAACAGATCGCTATTATCGAGCCCTCGCGCAAAGCGCAGCCGACCACACAGACGACTGAAAAACAGTCCGCGAAGTCGGCGGAACCCGAGCCGGCCATGCGGCCCGCGCTTACCAAGGTGACGGTAAAAATCCTGGTTGACGACGACGAGAAGGCCGTCCGATCCTTGTGGGAGCAGCGGCTCCGCAAGCGGATCGCCGACGCCTCGAAAATCTTGGAGAAATACGCCGGCATTACCCTCGAGGTCGTGGCCTGCGAAACGTGGGAGACGACTGACACGATTCAGGACTTTGACGGTCAATTGCGCGAATTCGAACACACGGTCAACGCCGCTCCCGCGGATCTGGCGATCGGCTTCGCCAGCCAATACTCGGTCGTCACCGGCCGAACGCACCTGGGGGGCACGCGCGGTCCTTTTGCCAAACACATCATGTTGCGCGAATGGTCGCGCCACGCCTCGGAACCCGAACGGTTGGAGCTGTTGGTCCACGAATTGGGACATCGCTTTGGCGCCACGCACAGCCCCGAGCCGATGTCAGTCATGCGCGCGGTACTGGCTGATCGGAAGTCCGTCGCGCGCGGATTTCTGATCGTGTTCGATCCGGTCAATGCTCTGGCGATGAACCTGGTGGCTGAGGAAATCCGCGACCACGACATCCAACACTTCTACCAGGTCAGCCCGCGTACCCGCGATACATTGGTGGCAATCTACCTGACACTCGGCAAAGCCTTTCCCGAGGACCCGGCGGCTTCGATCTATTTAGCGTTGCTTGGCGAATCTCCCCCCGCCACATCGCGCCCGGCCCAAAGCCGAATTGCATCGCTGGCGGACGCGGCACGTCTGGTACGCGACGCGGTGGTCGACGCGGCAGATCGCAATCGCCGTCTGCCGCGCATCGCACCGGCCGATGCAGGGCAGGTCCGCCTGGCGGGGGACGCACTGACCGAGCGTTACGTGCGCGCGGCGGCCCTGGCAGCGCTCGAGTTGCCCGAAGTGCATCGTTACAGGGCGTTCACGCTCGGCTTGGCCGTGGCGATCGTGGATACGGATTCGTTCATGTCCAACAGCCTGACGCGTGACCTGATCGGACGCGTCGAGAACGCCTCCGAGCGGGCACGCCGCCTGGACGTCATTGGCGCGCCGACGCTATTGGAACGCAACGACCTGGCGCGACATTTCTTTTTCTCGGCGGCGATCGCCACGCTCTCCAGCTCTGCCATATCCGAATCGGCCGGTCTGCTGAAAGAGATGCAAGACTCCCAAGGGAAAAGCGGCTTCAGTTTCACAGACCTGGCGGCCGACCTGGCCGGTATCGCGCTAGCCGATTACATCCGTGGGTCGGATGCCCACCTGCGCGAGATGGCAGATTCGTTTACCATTGCCGAGTTCATGCCCAGCTTGCAGGACCTGCGCGAAGGGCTGAGCTTCGCCGCGTTCCACGAAGCCTACGGCACCAGCTCCGATCCGCGGTTTCTCAAAGAGGTCAACCAAATACGCGAGCGAGTGAAACAACTGCCGGTGTACGCCAAAGCGGCTGCCGCCGATGGCGCCCGTAAGCAAGGTGGCAGGCGCTAG